In a genomic window of Ailuropoda melanoleuca isolate Jingjing unplaced genomic scaffold, ASM200744v2 unplaced-scaffold58961, whole genome shotgun sequence:
- the LOC117799856 gene encoding annexin A4-like → LEEDLKSELTGKFEKVIVGLLMPLAQYDAQELKYAMKGAGTDEGCLIEILASRSPEEIRLINATYRHKYGKSLEDDICSDTSMMFQRVLVSLSAGGRDTGSNVDDALAKKDAQDLYEAGEKKWGTDEVKFLSILCTRNRKHLLKVFEEYKKISKKDIEASIKSEMSGNLEDALLAVVMCIKNRPAYFAERLYKSMKGLGTDDDTLIRVMVSRCEVDMLEIRSQFKKMYGKSLHSFIKGDTSGDYRKILLKLCGGED, encoded by the coding sequence GACGGGGAAATTCGAGAAGGTGATTGTAGGGTTGTTAATGCCACTCGCGCAGTATGATGCCCAGGAGCTCAAGTATGCAATGAAGGGAGCTGGGACCGATGAGGGATGCCTGATTGAGATTTTGGCTTCTCGTTCACCTGAGGAAATCCGTTTGATCAATGCGACCTACAGACACAAATATGGAAAGTCTCTGGAAGATGACATTTGCTCCGACACATCGATGATGTTCCAGAGAGTGCTGGTGTCTTTATCAGCAGGTGGCAGAGATACTGGCAGTAATGTGGATGATGCTCTGGCCAAGAAGGATGCTCAGGACCTATATGAAGCGGGCGAGAAAAAGTGGGGGACTGACGAGGTGAAGTTTCTGTCCATCCTCTGCACAAGGAACAGGAAGCATTTGCTGAAAGTTTTTGAAGAATACAAGAAGATTTCCAAAAAGGATATCGAAGCCAGTATAAAATCTGAGATGTCTGGAAACCTGGAAGATGCCCTCCTGGCAGTTGTGATGTGCATAAAAAATCGACCTGCCTATTTCGCTGAAAGGTTGTACAAATCCATGAAGGGGCTCGGCACTGATGACGACACTCTAATCCGTGTCATGGTTTCGAGATGTGAAGTAGACATGCTGGAAATCCGGTCACAGTTCAAGAAGATGTATGGCAAGTCCCTGCACTCCTTCATCAAGGGGGACACTTCTGGAGATTACCGGAAAATTCTTCTGAAGCTCTGCGGCGGGGAAGACTAA